In a single window of the Frondihabitans peucedani genome:
- a CDS encoding MetQ/NlpA family ABC transporter substrate-binding protein has product MSTSSAPQLPQRAKRGPGLLIGIIAAVVVIAVIVVIAVVSNRSNGASAAGKTVSIGVADKAEPYWKTYQALAKKKLGVTVKLVNFTDYSLPNPALSQGQTDLNEFQHIQYLANYNVTNGDDLQPIGATAVYPLPLYSTKYSSASKIPEGAKVAIPNDAVNEARGLLILQSAGLLKLKDGGNAFSTSSDIVSHQVDVTPIDASQTAGALKAGSVAAAIVNQNYATTGGLSKSDAIFKDDPSSTSAAPYVNVFVAQKKDADNALYLKLAKLYHTASVEKGVQEANAGTAVFRSTSAADLQKELATVESDAKAASKS; this is encoded by the coding sequence ATGTCCACCTCCTCCGCTCCTCAGCTGCCGCAGCGCGCCAAGCGCGGCCCCGGCCTCCTGATCGGCATCATCGCCGCGGTCGTCGTCATCGCCGTGATCGTCGTGATCGCGGTCGTGTCGAACCGCTCGAACGGCGCCTCCGCCGCAGGAAAGACGGTGTCGATCGGCGTCGCCGACAAGGCCGAGCCGTACTGGAAGACCTACCAGGCGCTCGCGAAGAAGAAGCTCGGCGTCACCGTCAAGCTGGTCAACTTCACCGACTACAGCCTGCCGAACCCGGCGCTCAGCCAGGGCCAGACGGACCTCAACGAGTTCCAGCACATCCAGTACCTCGCGAACTACAACGTCACGAACGGCGACGACCTGCAGCCGATCGGCGCCACCGCCGTCTACCCGCTGCCGCTGTACTCGACGAAGTACTCCAGCGCGTCGAAGATCCCCGAGGGCGCGAAGGTCGCGATCCCGAACGACGCCGTGAACGAGGCGCGCGGCCTCCTCATCCTGCAGTCGGCCGGCCTCCTGAAGCTGAAGGACGGCGGCAACGCGTTCTCGACCTCGAGCGACATCGTCAGCCACCAGGTCGACGTGACGCCGATCGACGCCTCGCAGACCGCGGGCGCGCTGAAGGCCGGATCGGTCGCGGCCGCGATCGTCAACCAGAACTACGCCACCACCGGCGGCCTCTCGAAGTCGGACGCCATCTTCAAGGACGACCCGTCGTCGACGAGCGCCGCACCCTACGTCAACGTCTTCGTCGCGCAGAAGAAGGACGCCGACAACGCCCTCTACCTGAAGCTCGCGAAGCTCTACCACACCGCCAGCGTCGAGAAGGGCGTCCAGGAGGCGAACGCCGGCACCGCCGTCTTCCGCAGCACCTCGGCCGCCGACCTGCAGAAGGAGCTCGCCACCGTCGAGAGCGACGCCAAGGCCGCCTCGAAGTCGTGA
- a CDS encoding methionine ABC transporter ATP-binding protein produces MSPVPETRQKNLVRLEGVTKSYPTPDGPRIAVDDVSLDVREGEILGVIGYSGAGKSTLVRLINALELPTSGRVFVGDDELTALPESRLREVRQGIGMIFQQFNLFRSRTVAGNVGFPLRVAGLGRAERDARIAEVLDFVGLLDRAYSYPEQLSGGQKQRVGIARALATSPRILLADEATSALDPETTSDVLALLRRINRDLGVTVVVITHEMDAIRAIADRVVVMDAGRVVEQGEVYDVFSKPSTPAAARFVRSVLQDRPSPETLGRLRQNHPGRIATIQVAEIKNFIGVVAAAFADAGVDAELVFGGISELQQRAIGALTYELSGSDAEIDRALGALTDRGITWNEED; encoded by the coding sequence GTGAGCCCTGTTCCCGAGACCCGCCAGAAGAACCTCGTCCGCCTCGAGGGCGTCACCAAGTCGTACCCGACGCCGGACGGCCCCAGGATCGCCGTCGACGACGTCAGCCTGGACGTCCGGGAGGGCGAGATCCTGGGCGTCATCGGCTACTCGGGCGCCGGCAAGTCGACGCTGGTCCGGCTGATCAACGCCCTAGAGCTGCCGACCTCGGGACGGGTCTTCGTCGGCGACGACGAGCTGACCGCGCTCCCGGAGAGCCGCCTCCGCGAGGTCCGTCAGGGCATCGGCATGATCTTCCAGCAGTTCAACCTGTTCCGCTCGCGCACCGTGGCCGGCAACGTGGGGTTCCCGCTCCGCGTCGCCGGCCTCGGCCGTGCCGAGCGCGACGCCCGGATCGCGGAGGTGCTCGACTTCGTGGGGCTCCTCGACCGCGCCTACAGCTATCCCGAGCAGCTTTCGGGAGGGCAGAAGCAGCGCGTCGGCATCGCGCGGGCCCTGGCGACGAGCCCGAGGATCCTGCTCGCCGACGAGGCCACGAGCGCTCTCGACCCCGAGACCACCTCCGACGTGCTGGCACTCCTCCGCCGGATCAACCGCGACCTCGGCGTGACCGTCGTCGTCATCACGCACGAGATGGACGCCATCCGGGCGATCGCCGACCGGGTCGTGGTCATGGACGCGGGCCGCGTCGTCGAGCAGGGCGAGGTGTACGACGTGTTCTCGAAGCCGTCGACCCCGGCGGCCGCGCGCTTCGTCCGCTCGGTCCTGCAGGACCGCCCCTCGCCCGAGACCCTCGGGCGACTGCGCCAGAACCACCCGGGCAGGATCGCGACGATCCAGGTCGCGGAGATCAAGAACTTCATCGGCGTGGTCGCCGCCGCGTTCGCGGACGCCGGTGTCGACGCCGAGCTCGTGTTCGGCGGCATCAGCGAGCTGCAGCAGCGGGCGATCGGGGCTCTGACGTACGAGCTCTCGGGCTCGGACGCCGAGATCGACCGGGCGCTCGGCGCTCTGACGGACCGCGGCATCACCTGGAACGAGGAGGACTGA
- a CDS encoding methionine ABC transporter permease, translated as MDYFLSNIDVFVTAIWTTLFIVFVSLVAAGILGLALGIGLYVTRPGNLLSNRVVFTVLNVVVNIVRPIPFVIFITAIGPLTKNVIGTTIGPQAATFALSLAAAFAVSRIVEQSLVGIDPGVIEAARAVGAGPGRIIFTVLIPEGLGPLILGYSFIFVGIVDMSAQAGLVGGGGLGDFAVTSGSQRNNWVVVWITVAAIVVLVQLGQFVGNHLARRALRR; from the coding sequence ATGGACTACTTCCTCAGCAACATCGACGTCTTCGTCACCGCGATCTGGACCACGCTCTTCATCGTCTTCGTATCGCTCGTCGCCGCCGGCATCCTGGGTCTCGCCCTCGGGATCGGCCTGTACGTCACGCGCCCGGGCAACCTGCTGTCGAACCGCGTCGTCTTCACGGTGCTGAACGTCGTGGTGAACATCGTCCGGCCGATCCCGTTCGTGATCTTCATCACGGCGATCGGTCCTCTGACGAAGAACGTGATCGGCACGACCATCGGGCCTCAGGCGGCGACGTTCGCGCTGTCGCTGGCAGCCGCGTTCGCCGTCTCGCGGATCGTCGAGCAGAGCCTCGTCGGCATCGACCCCGGCGTGATCGAGGCTGCCCGCGCGGTCGGAGCGGGCCCCGGCAGGATCATCTTCACGGTGCTGATCCCGGAGGGCCTCGGCCCTCTGATCCTCGGCTACTCGTTCATCTTCGTGGGGATCGTCGACATGTCGGCTCAGGCGGGCCTCGTCGGCGGCGGCGGTCTCGGCGACTTCGCCGTCACCTCGGGATCGCAGCGGAACAACTGGGTCGTCGTGTGGATCACGGTCGCCGCGATCGTCGTGCTCGTGCAGCTCGGGCAGTTCGTCGGCAACCACCTGGCGCGGCGGGCGCTGCGGCGCTGA
- a CDS encoding DinB family protein, translating into MERTDHPTEWDERSTLLTMLQYTRDTAIEKASGLSDADAAAAPLPTSPMSTVGGVLNHLRWVEHSWIENRFVGGPDLGPWTDESPDQEFLDGAILPLDDIIAGYREQIVRTDALIEKLDLDDRSVTPFRSGVLPTLRWVIMHLIEENSRHNGHLDILREIADGVVCD; encoded by the coding sequence ATGGAACGCACCGACCACCCCACCGAGTGGGACGAACGCTCGACCCTGCTGACGATGCTGCAGTACACGCGCGACACCGCGATCGAGAAGGCCTCCGGGCTGAGCGACGCCGATGCCGCAGCCGCTCCCCTGCCGACCTCGCCGATGTCGACCGTCGGCGGCGTCCTGAACCACCTCCGCTGGGTGGAGCACTCCTGGATCGAGAACCGGTTCGTCGGCGGACCCGACCTCGGGCCGTGGACCGACGAGTCGCCCGACCAGGAGTTCCTCGACGGCGCGATCCTGCCGCTCGACGACATCATCGCCGGCTACCGGGAGCAGATCGTCCGCACCGACGCGCTGATCGAGAAGCTCGATCTCGACGACCGGTCGGTCACGCCGTTCCGGTCCGGCGTCCTGCCGACGCTCCGCTGGGTGATCATGCACCTGATCGAGGAGAACTCCCGGCACAACGGCCACCTCGACATCCTGCGCGAGATCGCCGACGGGGTCGTCTGCGACTAG
- a CDS encoding M20/M25/M40 family metallo-hydrolase produces MTSAAVPDDQATTDTVELLRDLIRNACVNDGSPDSGQEHRSVATLERFFQGSSLTWEIVEPHPGRTSLVARHRGTDPEAPALLLLGHLDVVPVARGWQHDPFAAELVDGVVWGRGALDMLHLTAAYATVIRELAATGTRLRGDLVFAAVADEEAGGGFGARWLAENRPELVRADGVLSESGGVPLSVDSEVRGVTVTVGEKGISTRRLAVSGHPGHASTPWGSSNAVVTAAQAVGRIVEHPVPPVIDELWPQYVGALGVDHDLAAALTDPARIDGALGSLGRLAGLAHAVTHTTISPDVIRGGDAINVIPAHAEVELDIRTLPGVSPDDVDRHLVEALGPLADRVEISRISDNPAARSTSDTALFRALGEAVSAAYPQAHAIPVIAPGGSDSRYFRSQGIPAYGFGLLSPGWNHADVRRLLHSTDERVDVASVALVTSALRRIVRSVLG; encoded by the coding sequence ATGACGAGTGCCGCAGTGCCCGATGACCAGGCGACGACCGACACGGTCGAGCTCCTCCGCGACCTGATCCGCAACGCCTGCGTCAACGACGGCAGCCCCGACTCCGGCCAGGAGCACCGGAGCGTCGCGACTCTCGAGCGCTTCTTCCAGGGCTCCTCGCTGACGTGGGAGATCGTCGAGCCGCACCCGGGCCGCACGTCGCTCGTCGCGCGCCACCGGGGCACCGACCCGGAGGCCCCGGCTCTGCTCCTCCTCGGCCACCTCGACGTCGTGCCCGTCGCGCGCGGCTGGCAGCACGACCCGTTCGCGGCCGAGCTCGTCGACGGCGTCGTCTGGGGGCGCGGCGCTCTCGACATGCTGCACCTGACCGCCGCCTACGCGACCGTCATCCGCGAGCTGGCCGCGACCGGCACGCGACTCAGGGGCGATCTCGTCTTCGCCGCCGTCGCCGACGAGGAGGCCGGCGGCGGCTTCGGAGCCCGCTGGCTCGCCGAGAACCGTCCCGAGCTGGTGCGGGCCGACGGGGTCCTGAGCGAGTCGGGCGGCGTGCCGCTGAGCGTCGACTCCGAGGTGCGCGGCGTCACCGTGACGGTCGGCGAGAAGGGCATCTCGACCCGGCGCCTCGCCGTGTCGGGTCATCCCGGGCACGCGTCCACCCCCTGGGGCTCGAGCAACGCGGTCGTGACCGCGGCCCAGGCGGTCGGCAGGATCGTGGAGCACCCCGTCCCCCCGGTCATCGACGAGCTCTGGCCGCAGTACGTCGGCGCCCTCGGTGTCGACCACGACCTCGCCGCAGCGCTCACCGATCCCGCCCGGATCGACGGCGCCCTCGGGTCTCTCGGGAGGCTCGCCGGCCTCGCGCACGCCGTCACCCACACGACGATCTCGCCCGATGTCATCCGCGGCGGCGACGCCATCAACGTGATCCCGGCGCACGCCGAGGTCGAGCTGGACATCCGCACGCTTCCCGGCGTCTCCCCCGACGACGTCGACCGCCACCTCGTCGAAGCGCTCGGCCCCCTGGCCGACCGCGTCGAGATCAGCAGGATCAGCGACAACCCGGCCGCGCGCTCGACCAGCGACACCGCCCTCTTCCGCGCCCTCGGGGAGGCCGTGTCCGCTGCCTATCCCCAGGCGCACGCGATCCCGGTCATCGCGCCCGGAGGATCCGACAGCCGCTACTTCCGCTCGCAGGGCATCCCCGCCTACGGGTTCGGCCTGCTGTCGCCCGGGTGGAACCACGCCGACGTCCGCCGTCTCCTGCACAGCACCGACGAGCGGGTGGACGTGGCGTCGGTGGCGCTCGTGACGAGCGCTCTCCGGCGGATCGTCCGGTCCGTGCTCGGCTGA
- the arfB gene encoding alternative ribosome rescue aminoacyl-tRNA hydrolase ArfB, producing the protein MDLEVTPALTIPEAELRWRFSRSSGPGGQHVNTSDSRVQLSWDLGESAVVTDEQRAILRDRLSGRLIGGVVTVTSSEQRSQLRNRESALVKLGSLVAEALAPPGPPRRPTRRTRGSDRRRLAAKGERSATKQQRRRPPLD; encoded by the coding sequence ATGGACCTGGAGGTGACACCGGCACTCACGATCCCCGAGGCGGAGCTCCGCTGGCGGTTCTCCCGGTCGTCCGGTCCCGGCGGGCAGCACGTCAACACGTCCGACAGCCGCGTGCAGCTCTCGTGGGATCTCGGGGAGTCGGCCGTCGTCACCGACGAGCAGCGCGCGATCCTGCGGGACCGGCTCTCGGGTCGGCTGATCGGCGGTGTCGTGACGGTCACGTCGTCGGAGCAGCGGTCGCAGCTCCGCAACCGCGAGAGCGCCCTCGTGAAGCTGGGCTCCCTGGTCGCCGAGGCGCTCGCGCCCCCCGGACCGCCTCGACGCCCGACCCGGAGGACGCGCGGCTCGGACCGTCGCCGGCTTGCGGCGAAGGGCGAGCGCTCGGCGACGAAGCAGCAGCGGCGGCGCCCGCCCCTCGACTGA
- a CDS encoding phosphatase PAP2 family protein, whose product MPTHRSTEDLRQETVPALLLPSRTPRATVTLGVAAAVLVTVFGLLIAKTGWMTRADLRGVEALNALHTGLLGAVGAGVYRVFSPVSAVVLTVVIVGVLWVVTKDLRVAAVFAVTVAVTWLSSDIVKMLVERPRPDHAVLTNPLGIAPADASFPSGHMVFVATLAVTFFLLARRSVHRGTVTVIGFVAVLVVAFSLVADGVHYPSDVIASVVWSVAVTPAVLHLVDRYALPRVPARLAGSTRERTSA is encoded by the coding sequence ATGCCGACCCATCGATCCACCGAAGACCTCCGCCAGGAGACCGTCCCCGCCCTCCTCCTGCCGAGTCGGACGCCGCGCGCGACCGTGACTCTCGGTGTCGCCGCGGCGGTGCTCGTCACCGTCTTCGGGCTGCTGATCGCGAAGACCGGGTGGATGACGCGCGCCGACCTCCGAGGGGTCGAGGCGCTCAACGCGCTCCACACGGGACTCCTCGGCGCCGTCGGCGCGGGGGTCTACCGCGTGTTCAGCCCGGTCTCGGCGGTCGTGCTGACCGTCGTGATCGTGGGAGTGCTCTGGGTCGTCACGAAGGACCTCCGCGTGGCGGCGGTCTTCGCCGTCACGGTCGCGGTCACCTGGCTCTCGAGCGACATCGTGAAGATGCTCGTCGAGCGGCCCCGCCCCGACCACGCGGTCCTGACGAACCCGCTCGGGATCGCGCCGGCCGACGCCTCGTTCCCGAGCGGGCACATGGTCTTCGTGGCGACGCTCGCCGTGACGTTCTTCCTCCTGGCGAGACGGAGCGTCCACCGCGGCACCGTGACCGTCATCGGCTTCGTGGCCGTGCTCGTCGTCGCGTTCAGCCTGGTCGCCGACGGCGTCCACTACCCCTCCGACGTGATCGCGAGCGTCGTCTGGTCCGTCGCCGTGACCCCGGCGGTCCTGCACCTCGTCGACCGGTACGCGCTGCCCCGGGTTCCGGCGCGCCTCGCCGGGAGCACCCGCGAGAGGACCTCCGCGTGA
- a CDS encoding DedA family protein: protein MILDPQAFLTSLGPVALIGLAAMVFVESGLLFPFLPGDSLLFTAGLLASSGVLHVPVWAVIVVAFVAAAAGDQVGYLLGHRFGRRLFRPDARVLKTRYLDEAEAFFARYGGPALILGRFVPVVRTYVPLAAGASLYRYRSFLVWNLTGAALWTAAVSILGVVLGKIPFVASHIDILAILVVIVSILPIVISGILRYRKSRRTSDVESDR from the coding sequence GTGATCCTCGATCCCCAGGCGTTCCTGACGTCCCTCGGTCCGGTCGCCCTGATCGGCCTGGCCGCGATGGTCTTCGTCGAGTCCGGCCTCCTGTTCCCGTTCCTCCCCGGCGACTCGCTCCTGTTCACGGCCGGGCTCCTCGCCTCCAGTGGAGTCCTCCACGTGCCCGTCTGGGCCGTGATCGTCGTCGCGTTCGTCGCCGCGGCCGCGGGCGACCAGGTCGGCTACCTCCTCGGTCACCGGTTCGGACGCCGCCTCTTCCGCCCCGACGCGCGCGTCCTGAAGACCCGGTACCTCGACGAGGCCGAGGCGTTCTTCGCCCGGTACGGCGGGCCGGCCCTGATCCTCGGCCGGTTCGTCCCGGTCGTCCGCACCTACGTGCCTCTCGCGGCGGGCGCGAGCCTCTACCGCTACCGGTCCTTCCTCGTCTGGAACCTCACCGGGGCGGCGCTCTGGACCGCGGCGGTGAGCATCCTCGGAGTCGTGCTCGGGAAGATCCCGTTCGTCGCCTCGCACATCGACATCCTCGCGATCCTGGTGGTGATCGTCTCGATCCTGCCGATCGTCATCAGCGGGATCCTGCGCTACCGGAAGAGCCGCAGGACGAGCGACGTCGAGAGCGACCGATGA
- a CDS encoding VOC family protein, whose product MQMRLELVPLPARDVDRSKAFYVDQVGFVLDHDVEPGNGMRVVQLTPPGSACSIVIGTGMGDPAGPPVTGLHLVVDDIAAARSELAGRGVDVSEVVPVGGGVSYAYFADPDGNSWALQQIDR is encoded by the coding sequence ATGCAGATGCGTCTCGAGCTCGTCCCCCTCCCGGCCCGCGACGTCGATCGGAGCAAGGCCTTCTACGTCGACCAGGTCGGATTCGTCCTCGACCACGACGTCGAGCCCGGGAACGGCATGCGCGTCGTCCAGCTCACTCCCCCGGGATCGGCGTGCTCGATCGTCATCGGCACCGGGATGGGCGATCCTGCCGGCCCTCCGGTGACCGGTCTGCACCTCGTGGTCGACGACATCGCCGCCGCCCGGAGCGAGCTCGCCGGTCGCGGCGTCGACGTCTCCGAGGTCGTGCCCGTCGGCGGTGGTGTGAGCTACGCCTACTTCGCCGACCCCGACGGCAACTCGTGGGCCCTCCAGCAGATCGACCGGTGA
- a CDS encoding CBU_0592 family membrane protein: MSLVIQLAGSLLVLAGFALAQWGVLDLKSKRYLAANTLGSGALAVDAVLEEQWGFLLLEGVWAVVSAVELVRVSRRVPERV, translated from the coding sequence GTGTCTCTCGTCATCCAACTCGCAGGCTCTCTGCTCGTCCTGGCCGGCTTCGCCCTCGCTCAATGGGGCGTGCTCGACCTCAAGTCGAAGCGGTACCTCGCAGCGAACACTCTCGGGTCGGGCGCGCTGGCCGTCGACGCGGTCCTCGAGGAGCAGTGGGGCTTCCTCCTGCTCGAGGGCGTGTGGGCGGTCGTCTCGGCCGTCGAGCTCGTGCGCGTGTCACGACGGGTCCCGGAGCGGGTCTGA
- a CDS encoding APC family permease produces the protein MTTAPAALQRRLHLRDAVVIGLGSMIGAGVFAAFAPAARASGRGLLVGLLIAAVVALCNATSSAQLAARYPESGGTYVYGRRVLGEWWGFLAGWSFVIGKTASCAAMALVFASYAVPTAWQRPTAIAAVIVLAAVNSRGVTKTARLAALLVTVSLAVLVLFVAAGAAGGLPHASESLALTRPAAGGPGDGLLAAGPYGILQAAGLLFFAFAGYARVATLGEEVVDPVRTIPRAIVVALAITVVVYAAVAVTLLGALGARALGDSTSPLADALTAAGSPALVPLMRVGAAVASLGALLGLIAGIGRTSLAMAREGDLPRWLAAVHPRFGVPHRAELALAAVVTVLLVVCDLRGAIAFSSFGVLLYYFVANVAALRQPAPERRYPRALAAVGAVLCVILVATVPPVGIVAGVAVLLVGVVSRVVMQRRVTRRRAARRGSDPLRDPS, from the coding sequence ATGACGACGGCACCGGCCGCCCTGCAGCGGCGACTCCACCTCCGAGACGCGGTCGTGATCGGTCTCGGCTCGATGATCGGAGCCGGCGTCTTCGCGGCGTTCGCGCCGGCCGCTCGAGCCTCCGGGCGGGGGCTCCTCGTCGGGCTCCTGATCGCGGCGGTCGTGGCCCTCTGCAACGCGACGTCGTCGGCGCAACTCGCTGCGCGCTACCCGGAGTCCGGCGGCACCTACGTCTACGGCCGCCGGGTCCTCGGCGAGTGGTGGGGCTTCCTCGCGGGCTGGTCGTTCGTCATCGGCAAGACCGCCAGCTGCGCCGCGATGGCCCTCGTCTTCGCCTCCTACGCCGTGCCGACCGCGTGGCAGCGGCCCACCGCGATCGCAGCCGTGATCGTCTTGGCCGCGGTCAACTCCCGGGGTGTGACGAAGACCGCACGGCTTGCCGCGCTCCTCGTGACCGTGAGTCTCGCGGTCCTGGTGCTCTTCGTCGCGGCGGGCGCCGCGGGCGGGCTGCCGCACGCGTCCGAGAGCCTCGCCCTCACGCGCCCCGCTGCCGGGGGACCGGGCGACGGCCTCCTCGCGGCCGGACCGTACGGGATCCTGCAGGCCGCCGGCCTCCTGTTCTTCGCCTTCGCGGGCTACGCGCGCGTCGCGACCCTCGGCGAGGAGGTGGTCGATCCGGTGCGGACGATCCCGCGCGCGATCGTCGTCGCCCTCGCAATCACGGTGGTGGTCTACGCGGCCGTCGCCGTGACCCTGCTCGGAGCGCTCGGCGCCCGGGCTCTCGGAGACTCGACCTCGCCCCTGGCGGATGCCCTGACGGCCGCAGGATCACCGGCCCTCGTACCGCTGATGCGGGTCGGCGCCGCCGTGGCGTCGCTCGGGGCGCTCCTCGGGCTGATCGCCGGCATCGGCCGGACGTCGCTCGCCATGGCCCGCGAGGGCGACCTGCCGCGCTGGCTGGCCGCTGTCCACCCGCGCTTCGGCGTGCCGCACCGCGCGGAGCTCGCCCTCGCGGCCGTCGTGACGGTGCTCCTCGTGGTCTGCGACCTGCGCGGCGCGATCGCGTTCTCGTCGTTCGGCGTGCTGCTGTACTACTTCGTCGCCAATGTCGCAGCGCTCCGGCAGCCCGCGCCGGAGCGTCGGTATCCGCGCGCCCTGGCCGCTGTGGGTGCGGTGCTCTGCGTGATCCTGGTCGCGACGGTGCCTCCGGTCGGGATCGTCGCGGGGGTCGCCGTGCTCCTCGTGGGAGTGGTGTCGCGTGTCGTCATGCAGCGACGGGTCACGCGGAGACGGGCGGCACGGAGAGGCTCAGACCCGCTCCGGGACCCGTCGTGA
- a CDS encoding VIT family protein: MSTPEEVLAARSDEPHAAGIAGRLNWLRAGVLGANDGIVSVAAIVVGVAGATTSTGAIATAGTAGLVGGAISMALGEYVSVSSQSDSQRALIDKERVELQDDPEAELEELTQLYEAQGLSRSTAETVARELTEKDALQAHLAMELNIDEDDVVSPWHAAAASALAFTVGAILPLLAMLLPPPGVRVPVTFAAVLIALGLTGALSARIGGGSKTHATVRVVIGGALALAATFLVGMLLHTGGVA, from the coding sequence ATGTCCACTCCCGAAGAAGTCCTCGCCGCCCGATCGGACGAACCCCACGCCGCCGGAATCGCCGGTCGACTCAACTGGCTCCGAGCCGGCGTCCTCGGCGCGAACGACGGGATCGTGTCGGTCGCCGCCATCGTCGTCGGCGTCGCCGGAGCGACCACGTCCACCGGTGCGATCGCCACCGCCGGTACCGCGGGCCTCGTCGGAGGCGCGATCTCGATGGCACTCGGCGAGTACGTGTCGGTCAGCAGCCAGAGCGACAGCCAGCGGGCCCTGATCGACAAGGAGCGCGTCGAGCTGCAGGACGACCCCGAGGCCGAGCTCGAGGAGCTGACGCAGCTCTACGAGGCGCAGGGGCTCAGCCGGTCCACCGCCGAGACGGTGGCCCGCGAGCTGACCGAGAAGGACGCCCTTCAGGCGCACCTCGCCATGGAGCTCAACATCGACGAGGACGACGTCGTGAGCCCGTGGCACGCCGCCGCGGCATCGGCGCTGGCCTTCACGGTGGGCGCGATCCTGCCCCTGCTGGCGATGCTGCTGCCGCCGCCCGGCGTGCGGGTCCCGGTCACCTTCGCCGCGGTCCTGATCGCGCTCGGCCTCACCGGCGCCCTGAGCGCCAGGATCGGCGGAGGCTCGAAGACCCACGCGACCGTCCGGGTCGTGATCGGAGGGGCGCTCGCACTGGCCGCGACGTTCCTGGTCGGTATGCTCCTCCACACCGGCGGCGTGGCGTAG
- a CDS encoding response regulator transcription factor, which produces MARILLVEDDVEMRGLVADSLTAEGHEVTSVGDGVTALIAASGTDFDAAAIDVMLPEMTGFEICRRLRQAEKTFPVILVTARDAVDDRIFGLDSGADDYLTKPFSLAELQARLRAQLRGRAAAPTAAPLVELGDLSLDTSAVRARIGGRPVAFSLKEFSLLRHLARSAPEPRSRAEILAEVWGSAEHFDPTIVDQYVSYVRKKLAAAGSSVSIATVRGVGYRCVAPGAE; this is translated from the coding sequence ATGGCGAGGATCCTGCTGGTCGAGGACGACGTCGAGATGCGCGGACTCGTCGCCGACAGCCTGACCGCCGAGGGGCACGAGGTGACGAGCGTCGGCGACGGCGTCACGGCGCTCATCGCGGCGAGCGGCACCGACTTCGACGCTGCCGCCATCGACGTGATGCTCCCGGAGATGACGGGGTTCGAGATCTGCCGGCGGCTGCGGCAGGCCGAGAAGACGTTCCCCGTGATCCTGGTCACCGCTCGAGACGCCGTGGACGATCGGATCTTCGGGCTCGACTCCGGCGCCGACGACTACCTCACGAAGCCGTTCTCGCTCGCCGAGCTGCAGGCGCGTCTCCGGGCTCAGCTCCGTGGGCGCGCGGCGGCTCCGACCGCCGCCCCCCTCGTCGAGCTGGGAGACCTCTCTCTCGACACCTCCGCCGTCCGCGCCCGGATCGGCGGGCGACCGGTCGCCTTCAGCCTCAAGGAGTTCTCGCTGCTCCGCCACCTCGCCAGGTCGGCGCCGGAGCCACGCAGCCGGGCCGAGATCCTCGCGGAGGTGTGGGGCTCGGCCGAGCACTTCGACCCGACGATCGTCGACCAGTACGTCAGCTACGTGCGGAAGAAGCTGGCGGCCGCAGGATCGAGCGTGTCGATCGCGACCGTGCGGGGCGTGGGCTACCGCTGCGTCGCCCCGGGTGCCGAGTGA